One Phenylobacterium hankyongense DNA segment encodes these proteins:
- a CDS encoding YbjQ family protein, with translation MLVATTNDLPGYRIVAHIGMVRGVTVRSRSVLGNVGGAIQSIFGGNLSIYTQLAETARQEAYDLLVEHARQAGADAVVAMRYDANEIMEGITEVLAYGTAVKVERL, from the coding sequence ATGCTTGTCGCGACCACCAACGACCTTCCCGGCTACCGGATCGTCGCGCACATCGGCATGGTGCGCGGCGTCACCGTCCGGTCGCGCAGCGTCCTCGGCAACGTCGGCGGGGCGATCCAGTCGATCTTCGGCGGCAACCTGTCGATCTACACCCAGCTCGCCGAGACCGCCCGCCAGGAGGCCTACGACCTCCTCGTTGAGCATGCGCGCCAGGCGGGGGCCGACGCGGTGGTGGCCATGCGCTACGACGCCAACGAGATCATGGAGGGCATCACCGAGGTGCTGGCCTATGGCACGGCGGTCAAGGTCGAGCGGCTCTAG
- a CDS encoding GNAT family N-acetyltransferase — MAEPLPVVMNKTTHRFEVDLDGQTAFAEYLLQHDAIVLPHTVVPDAFEGRGVGGQLARAALTYAREHGLKVKPSCPFIAAYIKRHAEWQDLVHKDYRARLGLEP; from the coding sequence GTGGCCGAGCCATTGCCCGTGGTGATGAACAAGACGACCCATCGATTCGAGGTCGACCTGGACGGCCAGACCGCCTTTGCGGAATACCTCCTGCAGCACGACGCGATCGTCCTGCCGCACACCGTGGTGCCGGACGCTTTCGAGGGGCGCGGCGTCGGCGGCCAGCTCGCCAGGGCCGCCCTGACCTACGCCCGCGAGCACGGGCTGAAGGTCAAGCCCTCATGCCCGTTCATCGCCGCCTACATCAAGCGGCACGCCGAGTGGCAGGACCTGGTGCACAAGGATTACCGGGCGCGGCTGGGCCTCGAGCCCTAG
- a CDS encoding flagellar hook assembly protein FlgD has protein sequence MTVAATTSTPTASAATAAPADARTSLATNFNTFLTLLTAQMKNQDPLSPMDSTQFTQQLTQMTGVEQQLQTNDLLKQLVGNTSSGISAAVSLIGKNVRAASDAANLVNGQGKWTYKLDRAASDVKLEVLDANGKVVAAQAPTDNAIGDHDFTWDGKGPTGSKLPDGVYTLRVTATDTAGVTVPSTTYVQGIVTAVEQAGGSTQITINGGKVAWDHVTAISQPAATTTANNTDSQTPSTPAA, from the coding sequence ATGACCGTCGCAGCAACCACCAGCACCCCCACCGCGAGCGCCGCCACCGCCGCGCCGGCCGACGCCCGCACCAGCCTGGCGACCAACTTCAACACCTTCCTGACCCTGCTCACCGCGCAGATGAAGAACCAGGATCCGCTGTCGCCGATGGACTCCACCCAGTTCACCCAGCAGCTGACCCAGATGACCGGGGTCGAGCAGCAGCTGCAGACCAACGACCTGCTCAAGCAGCTGGTGGGCAACACCTCCTCCGGGATCTCCGCCGCCGTCAGCCTGATCGGCAAGAACGTGCGCGCGGCGAGCGACGCCGCCAACCTGGTCAACGGCCAGGGCAAATGGACCTACAAACTTGACCGCGCCGCAAGCGACGTGAAGCTCGAGGTCCTGGACGCCAACGGCAAGGTGGTCGCCGCTCAGGCCCCGACCGACAACGCGATCGGCGACCACGACTTCACCTGGGACGGCAAAGGCCCGACCGGCAGCAAGCTGCCCGACGGCGTTTACACCCTGCGCGTCACCGCCACCGACACGGCCGGCGTGACGGTGCCCTCCACCACCTACGTCCAAGGGATCGTCACCGCCGTCGAGCAGGCCGGCGGCTCTACCCAGATCACCATCAACGGCGGCAAGGTGGCGTGGGACCACGTCACCGCCATCAGCCAGCCGGCCGCCACCACGACGGCCAACAACACGGACAGCCAAACGCCGTCCACACCGGCCGCCTGA
- the ilvC gene encoding ketol-acid reductoisomerase, with protein sequence MRVYYDRDADISRILDKKIAIVGYGSQGRAHALNLKDSGAKDVAVALKPGSATAKKVEADGLKVMSVAEAAKWADVLMVLAPDEIQRDIYKADIEPNIRDGAALLFAHGLNVHFGLIEPKASVDVLMVAPKGPGHTVRGEYQKGGGVPCLIAVHQDATGGAMDLGLAYASAIGGGRSGIIETNFREECETDLFGEQAVLCGGLVELIRAGFETLVEAGYAPEMAYFECLHEVKLIVDLIYEGGIANMNYSISNTAEYGEYVTGPRMVTAETKAEMKRVLEDIQSGRFVRDWMVENAAGQPSFKATRRRASEHPIEEVGARLRAMMPWITKNKLVDTARN encoded by the coding sequence ATGCGCGTCTACTACGACCGCGACGCCGACATTTCCCGCATCCTGGACAAGAAGATCGCGATCGTAGGCTATGGCAGCCAGGGCCGCGCCCACGCGCTGAACCTCAAGGACTCGGGCGCCAAGGACGTGGCCGTGGCGCTGAAGCCCGGCTCGGCCACCGCCAAGAAGGTCGAGGCTGACGGCCTGAAGGTGATGAGCGTGGCCGAGGCCGCCAAGTGGGCCGACGTGCTCATGGTGCTGGCCCCCGACGAGATCCAGCGCGACATCTACAAGGCCGACATCGAGCCCAACATCCGCGACGGCGCGGCCCTGCTGTTCGCGCACGGCCTCAACGTCCACTTCGGCCTGATCGAGCCCAAGGCCTCGGTCGACGTGCTGATGGTCGCCCCCAAGGGTCCCGGCCACACGGTGCGCGGCGAGTACCAGAAGGGCGGCGGCGTGCCCTGCCTGATCGCGGTGCACCAGGACGCCACCGGCGGCGCCATGGACCTGGGCCTCGCCTATGCCTCGGCGATCGGCGGCGGCCGTTCGGGGATCATCGAGACCAACTTCCGCGAGGAATGCGAGACCGACCTGTTCGGCGAGCAGGCCGTGCTCTGCGGCGGCCTGGTGGAGCTGATCCGCGCCGGCTTCGAAACCCTGGTCGAGGCGGGCTACGCGCCCGAGATGGCCTACTTCGAGTGCCTCCACGAGGTGAAGCTGATCGTCGACCTGATCTACGAAGGCGGCATCGCCAACATGAACTACTCGATCTCCAACACCGCGGAGTACGGGGAGTACGTGACCGGGCCGCGCATGGTGACGGCGGAGACCAAGGCCGAGATGAAGCGCGTGTTGGAGGATATCCAGTCCGGCCGCTTCGTGCGCGACTGGATGGTGGAGAACGCCGCCGGCCAGCCGAGCTTCAAGGCCACCCGCCGCCGCGCTTCCGAGCATCCCATCGAGGAAGTGGGCGCCCGCCTGCGCGCCATGATGCCCTGGATCACCAAGAACAAGCTGGTCGACACCGCGCGCAACTGA
- a CDS encoding flagellar hook protein FlgE has protein sequence MSINSAMLAGVSGLIANSASLAAISDNIANVNTTAYKRNQVNFASVVTAQGVAGRYSAGGVSGVTHQFVAQQGQVQSAAQPTDLAISGDGFFIATQKATGLTNADARLFTRAGAFGVDANGYLVNDAKLYLQGWPVQPNGTFNTNPSDMSLLAPINVKGLGTAVSATTGVDISANLDSSGAISAGEGAYSAAAGTSMADYAKDPTTGTKPDFSMDMNVIDSQGATHKFTVGFLKSSAAPNTWHAEVYAVPDTDVAVAGAPGQLTSGLVKFNQDGTVDLANSTLFGAAGAPAKITLAASGTVAAAPAPPKWDDALGVQGQSVTLDLSKFTQYSQASTVNSINSDGAGVGNVVGVQVSDTGIVSAIFDNSQVRQIAKIALATFPNADGLQSVSGNAYRATLAAGQLVIKQPGLGAGAISPSSLEASTVDLSSEFTGLISTQKAYSASSKIITTADQMLQELISIIR, from the coding sequence ATGAGCATCAATTCAGCAATGCTGGCCGGCGTGTCGGGGTTGATCGCCAACTCCGCGTCCCTGGCGGCGATCTCCGACAACATCGCCAACGTCAACACCACCGCCTACAAGCGCAACCAGGTGAACTTTGCCTCGGTCGTCACGGCGCAGGGCGTCGCGGGTCGCTACAGCGCCGGCGGCGTCTCCGGGGTGACCCACCAGTTCGTCGCCCAGCAGGGGCAGGTGCAGAGCGCCGCCCAGCCCACTGACCTGGCGATCTCCGGGGACGGCTTCTTCATCGCCACCCAGAAGGCCACGGGCCTGACCAACGCCGACGCCCGGCTGTTCACCCGCGCGGGCGCCTTCGGGGTCGACGCCAACGGCTATCTGGTCAATGACGCCAAGCTCTACCTGCAGGGCTGGCCGGTGCAGCCGAACGGCACGTTCAACACCAACCCCTCGGACATGAGCTTGCTGGCGCCGATCAACGTCAAGGGCCTCGGCACCGCGGTCTCCGCCACCACCGGCGTGGACATCAGCGCCAACCTGGACAGCTCCGGGGCGATCTCCGCCGGTGAAGGGGCCTACTCCGCCGCCGCCGGCACCAGCATGGCCGACTACGCCAAGGACCCGACCACCGGCACCAAGCCGGACTTCTCGATGGACATGAACGTCATCGACTCGCAGGGCGCGACGCACAAGTTCACGGTCGGCTTCCTGAAGTCGTCGGCTGCGCCCAACACCTGGCACGCGGAGGTCTACGCCGTCCCCGACACCGACGTGGCGGTGGCTGGCGCGCCCGGACAACTGACCTCAGGCCTGGTCAAATTCAACCAGGACGGCACCGTCGACCTGGCGAACTCCACCCTGTTCGGCGCGGCCGGCGCCCCGGCGAAGATCACGCTCGCCGCCTCCGGCACCGTGGCCGCCGCGCCCGCGCCGCCGAAGTGGGACGACGCGCTTGGGGTGCAGGGTCAGTCGGTGACCCTCGATCTCAGCAAGTTCACCCAGTACTCGCAGGCCTCCACCGTCAACTCGATCAACTCCGACGGCGCCGGGGTCGGCAACGTGGTCGGCGTGCAAGTCAGCGACACCGGCATCGTCTCGGCCATCTTCGACAACAGCCAGGTGCGCCAGATCGCCAAGATCGCCCTCGCCACCTTCCCCAACGCGGATGGGTTGCAGTCGGTGAGCGGCAACGCCTACCGCGCGACCCTGGCGGCCGGGCAACTGGTGATAAAGCAACCGGGCCTCGGCGCCGGCGCGATCTCACCGTCCAGCCTGGAGGCCTCCACCGTCGATCTTTCGTCAGAGTTTACAGGTCTCATCTCGACCCAGAAAGCTTACTCGGCGTCTTCCAAGATAATCACCACCGCCGACCAGATGCTTCAAGAACTGATCTCGATCATTCGGTAA
- the fumC gene encoding class II fumarate hydratase, which yields MTATRIETDTFGPIEVPADRYWGAQTQRSLQNFKIGWEKQPQPIIRALGVVKRAAAEANAELGRLDPAIAAAIVAAAQEVIDGKLDDHFPLVVWQTGSGTQSNMNANEVISNRAIEMLGGVMGSKSPVHPNDHVNMSQSSNDTYPTAMHIACAEEVARHVMPALEHLHAALKVKTEAFAHIIKIGRTHTQDATPLTLGQEFSGYAHQVAMSVRRIKETLYGLYELAQGGTAVGTGLNAPVGFAELVAEKIAAITRLPFVTAPNKFEALAAHDAMVFSHGALNSTAAALFKIANDIRFLGSGPRSGLGELALPENEPGSSIMPGKVNPTQAEALTMVCAHVMGNQTAMSVAGSQGHFELNVFNPVMAYNFLQSARLLADASISFTDNMVVGIEAREDNIKAALERSLMLVTALAPKIGYDNAAKIAKTAHKNGTTLREEAVGGGYVSNEEFDALVRPEKMISPG from the coding sequence ATGACCGCGACGCGCATCGAAACCGATACCTTCGGGCCGATCGAGGTCCCCGCCGACCGCTACTGGGGCGCGCAGACCCAGCGGTCGCTGCAGAACTTCAAGATCGGCTGGGAGAAGCAGCCGCAGCCGATCATCCGCGCGCTCGGCGTGGTCAAGCGCGCCGCCGCCGAGGCCAACGCGGAGCTCGGCCGGCTCGACCCGGCGATCGCCGCCGCCATCGTCGCCGCCGCCCAGGAGGTGATCGACGGCAAGCTCGACGACCACTTCCCGCTGGTGGTCTGGCAGACCGGCTCCGGCACCCAGTCGAACATGAACGCCAACGAGGTGATCTCGAACCGGGCGATCGAGATGCTGGGCGGCGTGATGGGCTCCAAGAGCCCGGTCCACCCCAACGACCACGTCAACATGAGCCAGTCGTCGAACGACACCTATCCGACCGCCATGCACATCGCCTGCGCCGAGGAGGTCGCCCGCCATGTGATGCCGGCGCTGGAGCACCTGCACGCGGCGCTGAAGGTGAAGACCGAGGCTTTCGCCCACATCATCAAGATCGGCCGCACCCACACCCAGGACGCCACCCCGCTGACGCTGGGCCAGGAATTCTCCGGCTACGCCCACCAGGTCGCCATGTCGGTGCGGCGGATCAAGGAGACCCTCTACGGCCTCTACGAGCTGGCGCAGGGCGGCACGGCGGTCGGCACCGGGCTCAACGCACCCGTCGGCTTCGCCGAGCTGGTCGCCGAGAAGATCGCCGCCATCACCCGCCTGCCCTTCGTCACCGCGCCCAACAAGTTCGAGGCGCTGGCGGCGCACGACGCCATGGTGTTCAGCCATGGGGCGCTGAACTCCACCGCCGCGGCCCTGTTCAAGATCGCCAACGACATCCGTTTCCTGGGCTCCGGCCCGCGCTCCGGGCTCGGCGAACTGGCCCTGCCGGAGAACGAGCCCGGCTCGTCGATCATGCCGGGCAAAGTGAACCCCACCCAGGCCGAGGCCCTGACCATGGTCTGCGCCCACGTGATGGGCAACCAGACGGCCATGAGCGTCGCCGGCTCCCAGGGCCACTTCGAGCTCAACGTCTTCAACCCGGTGATGGCCTACAACTTCCTGCAGTCGGCCCGGCTGCTGGCGGACGCCTCCATCTCCTTCACCGACAACATGGTGGTCGGCATCGAGGCCCGCGAGGACAACATCAAGGCGGCGCTGGAGCGCTCGCTGATGCTGGTGACGGCGCTGGCTCCGAAGATCGGCTACGACAACGCCGCCAAGATCGCCAAGACGGCGCACAAGAACGGCACCACCCTGCGCGAGGAAGCGGTCGGCGGCGGCTACGTCTCCAACGAGGAGTTCGACGCCCTGGTGCGGCCGGAGAAAATGATCAGCCCGGGCTGA
- a CDS encoding polyprenyl synthetase family protein: MDALIALAGPDMAAVDTLIRKHMDSPVPVIPALADHLIAGSAKRLRPLLTVAAARLAGARDDACLKLAAAVEFIHTATLLHDDVVDSSQLRRGRVAAHLIWGAPSSVLVGDFLFARSFELMVGAGSMAALEILARASRVIAEGEVLQLTRAHDMDLSQDLYLEIIRAKTAELFAAAAEAGAVSAGATPERCRALRKFGQDLGIAFQLVDDALDYSGETGALGKNPGDDFREGKATLPLLLAMARTGASEREFWVRTVDRLEQVDGDFERARDLMRQTGALDATLELAGGYAQSAKAALSEFGANSWRPALEDLADFAVMRQA; the protein is encoded by the coding sequence ATCGACGCGTTGATCGCGCTCGCGGGCCCGGACATGGCTGCGGTGGACACGCTGATCCGCAAGCATATGGACAGTCCGGTGCCGGTGATTCCTGCCCTGGCCGACCACCTGATCGCCGGCTCCGCCAAGCGGCTGCGGCCGCTGCTGACGGTCGCCGCCGCCCGCCTGGCCGGGGCGCGCGACGACGCCTGCCTGAAGCTGGCGGCGGCGGTGGAGTTCATCCACACCGCGACCCTGCTGCACGACGACGTGGTGGACTCCTCCCAGCTGCGCCGCGGCCGGGTCGCCGCCCACCTGATCTGGGGCGCGCCGTCCAGCGTGCTGGTCGGCGATTTCCTGTTCGCCCGTTCCTTCGAGCTGATGGTCGGCGCCGGCTCCATGGCCGCCCTGGAGATCCTGGCCCGCGCCAGCCGGGTGATCGCCGAGGGCGAGGTGCTGCAACTCACCCGCGCCCACGACATGGACCTGTCGCAGGACCTCTATCTGGAGATCATCCGCGCCAAGACCGCCGAGCTGTTCGCCGCCGCCGCCGAAGCCGGCGCGGTCTCGGCCGGCGCGACGCCCGAGCGCTGCCGGGCGCTGCGCAAGTTCGGCCAGGACCTGGGGATCGCCTTCCAGCTGGTGGACGACGCGCTCGACTACTCCGGGGAGACCGGCGCCCTCGGCAAGAACCCGGGCGACGACTTCCGGGAAGGCAAGGCAACGCTCCCGCTGCTGCTGGCCATGGCCCGCACCGGCGCCTCGGAGCGGGAGTTCTGGGTCCGCACGGTCGATCGGCTCGAGCAGGTCGACGGCGACTTCGAGCGCGCCCGCGACCTGATGCGCCAGACCGGCGCGCTGGACGCCACCCTGGAGCTGGCCGGCGGCTACGCCCAGAGCGCCAAGGCCGCGCTGTCCGAGTTCGGCGCCAACAGCTGGCGGCCCGCCCTGGAAGACCTCGCCGACTTCGCAGTGATGCGCCAGGCCTAG
- a CDS encoding RusA family crossover junction endodeoxyribonuclease — protein MDDAWTQHGKVRAREAEGVIEVVIEGLTTQAKYYKPLIYEFFRKAWRGSRPAWGEFAVEIRMEYVGDPPWLDLDNLAKAILDAIKGYAFHDDAQVSRLLVERAPGERERITVRVSRIAGGAMIGRPFHP, from the coding sequence GTGGACGACGCCTGGACCCAGCACGGCAAGGTCCGCGCCCGCGAAGCCGAGGGCGTCATCGAGGTGGTGATCGAGGGTCTCACCACCCAGGCAAAGTACTACAAGCCGCTGATCTACGAGTTCTTCCGCAAGGCCTGGCGCGGTTCGCGGCCGGCCTGGGGCGAGTTCGCGGTGGAGATCCGCATGGAATACGTCGGCGATCCGCCCTGGCTCGACCTGGACAACCTGGCCAAGGCCATCCTCGACGCCATCAAGGGCTACGCTTTCCACGACGACGCCCAGGTGTCGCGCCTGCTGGTGGAGCGCGCGCCCGGCGAGCGGGAGCGGATCACGGTGCGGGTCAGCAGGATCGCCGGCGGCGCCATGATCGGCCGGCCCTTCCATCCGTGA
- a CDS encoding putative signal transducing protein — MIQILATTDPVRLHFLRTMLEEAEIQVFVFVRAASGPAPCRPA; from the coding sequence ATGATCCAGATCCTGGCCACCACCGACCCGGTCCGACTGCACTTCCTGCGCACCATGCTCGAAGAGGCGGAGATCCAGGTGTTCGTGTTCGTGCGGGCGGCCAGTGGCCCGGCGCCTTGCCGGCCCGCCTGA
- a CDS encoding GNAT family N-acetyltransferase, whose translation MLQLARLSDELPTGFAALRCEADADGYRHMARLAQDWESGAERFDRPGEALLAAFLDGELAGIGGMTQEPLPAPEPALRIRRFYVKQGARRQGLGRTLANALLQEALDQVALVTVHAARPPAPAFWEALGFSPTPDHGWSHELRRPGMAGRR comes from the coding sequence ATGCTGCAGCTGGCGCGCCTGTCCGACGAGCTGCCGACCGGCTTCGCCGCCCTGCGCTGCGAGGCCGATGCGGACGGCTACCGGCACATGGCCAGGCTGGCGCAGGACTGGGAGTCCGGCGCCGAACGGTTCGACCGGCCGGGCGAGGCGTTGCTGGCCGCCTTTCTCGACGGCGAACTGGCGGGGATCGGCGGCATGACCCAGGAGCCCCTTCCCGCCCCTGAGCCGGCCCTGCGCATCCGCCGGTTCTATGTGAAGCAAGGCGCGCGGCGGCAGGGCCTGGGCCGCACGCTCGCCAACGCCCTGCTTCAGGAGGCCCTGGATCAGGTGGCGCTGGTCACGGTCCACGCCGCCAGGCCGCCGGCGCCCGCGTTCTGGGAAGCGCTGGGGTTTTCACCCACGCCCGACCACGGCTGGTCGCACGAACTGAGACGCCCGGGGATGGCTGGAAGGCGTTGA
- a CDS encoding DUF1153 domain-containing protein: protein MLQQQQTRTNSRGEAYVIGPTGAPLTVNDLPPANTGRWVIRRKAEVVAAVRGGLIALEEALERYRLTSEEFLAWQQSIDRHGLAGLRTTRIQQYR, encoded by the coding sequence ATGTTGCAACAACAGCAGACGCGCACGAACAGCCGTGGCGAGGCCTATGTGATCGGCCCCACGGGCGCGCCTTTGACGGTGAACGATCTGCCGCCGGCCAACACCGGCCGGTGGGTGATCCGCCGCAAGGCCGAGGTCGTGGCCGCGGTGCGCGGCGGCCTGATCGCTCTCGAGGAAGCCCTTGAGCGCTATCGGCTGACGTCCGAGGAGTTCCTCGCGTGGCAGCAGTCGATCGACCGCCATGGACTGGCCGGCCTGCGGACAACGCGCATCCAACAGTATCGCTGA
- the arfB gene encoding alternative ribosome rescue aminoacyl-tRNA hydrolase ArfB has protein sequence MIEVTPDIVLADDEIQARFVRASGPGGQHVNKTSTAVELRFDVRASPSLPEGVRARLYRLAGSRLTQDGVLIVVAQSYRSQEMNRQDALDRLLGLIRKAAEPPPPPRKKTKPTYASKLRRLEGKTKRSGVKAMRGRPGRDD, from the coding sequence ATGATCGAGGTCACGCCCGACATCGTTCTCGCGGACGACGAGATCCAGGCGCGGTTCGTTCGCGCCTCCGGGCCCGGCGGACAGCACGTCAACAAGACCTCCACCGCGGTGGAGCTGCGCTTCGACGTGCGCGCTTCGCCGTCGCTGCCGGAGGGCGTGCGCGCCCGGCTCTACAGGCTGGCCGGCAGCCGGCTGACCCAGGACGGCGTGCTGATCGTGGTGGCCCAGAGCTACCGATCGCAGGAGATGAACCGGCAGGACGCGCTCGATCGCCTGCTCGGCCTGATCCGCAAGGCGGCCGAACCGCCGCCCCCGCCGCGCAAGAAGACCAAGCCCACCTACGCCTCGAAGCTGCGGCGGCTGGAGGGCAAGACCAAACGCTCCGGCGTGAAGGCGATGCGCGGGCGGCCGGGCCGCGACGACTGA
- a CDS encoding tRNA1(Val) (adenine(37)-N6)-methyltransferase, with protein MDQTTEDRVLDGRVRLRQPERGYRAGLDAALLAAACDAGDGARVLDAGCGAGGVLLAAAVRRPGASFVGVERDVRALALARENIALNGLDARVQVVEGDVALRFSGLGLEPFDAAMTNPPFFDDAGALRGPAPERRAAWMADDGLAVWIGFLSKAVREGGTITLIHRADRLADILTLLAEKAGSMQVRPIHPFAEASAKRVLVRAIKTGKAPLQILPALVLHDHEGGKHTAQAEAILRGEAALGWS; from the coding sequence ATGGATCAGACCACCGAAGACCGCGTGCTCGACGGCCGGGTGCGCCTGCGCCAGCCCGAACGCGGCTACCGCGCCGGACTGGACGCGGCCCTGCTGGCGGCCGCCTGCGATGCGGGCGACGGCGCGCGGGTGCTGGACGCCGGCTGCGGCGCCGGAGGGGTGCTGCTCGCCGCCGCCGTCCGCCGGCCCGGCGCGTCCTTCGTCGGCGTTGAGCGCGATGTGCGCGCCCTGGCCCTGGCGCGGGAGAACATCGCGCTGAACGGGCTGGATGCCCGGGTGCAGGTGGTGGAAGGCGACGTGGCGCTGCGATTCTCCGGCCTCGGCCTGGAGCCGTTCGACGCCGCCATGACCAATCCGCCGTTCTTCGACGACGCCGGCGCGCTGCGCGGGCCTGCGCCGGAGCGCCGCGCAGCCTGGATGGCCGACGATGGGCTCGCCGTCTGGATCGGCTTCCTGTCCAAGGCGGTGCGCGAAGGCGGGACGATCACCCTGATCCACCGGGCGGACCGGCTGGCCGACATCCTGACCCTGCTGGCGGAGAAGGCGGGCTCCATGCAGGTGCGCCCGATCCACCCGTTCGCCGAGGCGTCCGCCAAGCGGGTGCTGGTGCGCGCCATCAAGACCGGCAAGGCCCCGCTGCAGATCCTGCCCGCCCTGGTGCTGCACGACCACGAGGGGGGCAAGCACACCGCGCAGGCCGAGGCGATCCTGCGGGGCGAGGCGGCGCTGGGCTGGAGCTAG
- a CDS encoding iron-containing redox enzyme family protein translates to MFAGMRLSRLGAFTPEFPDAEALHVGLARWNRRRLAVATPHADWMAELNQDQRMLRLEGAFVEAFRAHVAPLVADVPCDPDGFLAWFEALKDSGPGQWDPLFAWLETEADLAQMRWFLTQEAAGEAGFDDLVAYTQVKLPARPKLELARNYWDEMGRGHMGGMHGPMLDRTVEGLELTPTIDGTCWQSLCLANTMTALATTRRYTYQSIGALGAVELTAPTRVGAIAEGLKRLGRTPEQRKYFVLHAQLDVEHSRAWNAEALVPLVSENPDCAKYIAEGAVMRLVCGEQCFETYRAHLWAHAHPLVYAAE, encoded by the coding sequence ATGTTTGCGGGCATGAGACTATCGCGGCTGGGCGCCTTCACGCCGGAATTCCCGGACGCCGAGGCGCTGCACGTCGGCCTGGCGCGGTGGAACCGACGCCGTTTGGCTGTGGCCACGCCGCACGCGGACTGGATGGCGGAGCTCAACCAGGACCAGCGGATGCTGCGGCTGGAGGGCGCCTTCGTCGAGGCGTTCCGGGCTCACGTGGCGCCCCTGGTGGCGGACGTTCCCTGTGACCCTGACGGCTTCCTCGCCTGGTTCGAGGCGCTGAAGGATTCCGGCCCCGGCCAATGGGACCCGCTGTTCGCCTGGCTGGAGACCGAGGCGGACCTCGCGCAGATGAGGTGGTTCCTGACCCAGGAGGCGGCCGGCGAGGCGGGGTTCGACGACCTGGTCGCCTACACCCAGGTCAAGCTGCCGGCCCGGCCGAAGCTGGAACTGGCGCGCAACTACTGGGACGAGATGGGCCGCGGCCACATGGGCGGAATGCACGGGCCGATGCTCGACCGAACCGTCGAGGGCCTGGAGCTGACGCCGACCATCGACGGCACCTGCTGGCAGTCGCTGTGCCTGGCCAACACCATGACCGCGCTCGCCACCACCCGCCGCTACACCTACCAGTCGATCGGGGCGCTGGGCGCGGTCGAGCTGACCGCCCCGACCCGCGTGGGGGCCATCGCCGAGGGGCTGAAGCGCCTGGGCCGTACGCCCGAGCAGCGGAAGTACTTCGTGCTCCACGCCCAACTCGACGTCGAGCACTCCCGGGCCTGGAACGCCGAGGCCCTGGTCCCGCTGGTCAGCGAGAACCCGGACTGCGCGAAATACATCGCCGAGGGCGCGGTCATGCGGCTGGTCTGCGGCGAGCAGTGCTTCGAGACCTACCGCGCCCACCTGTGGGCGCACGCCCATCCGCTGGTCTACGCCGCCGAGTAG